DNA from Synechococcus sp. CBW1108:
AGCTGCAGAAGGCCCGCGCCGAATACAACCTGCCGGCAGCGCTGGAGCGGCTGGATCGCTACCCGCTGCTGCTGATCGATGACATTGGCTATGTGCGGCGGGATGAACAGGAGAGCAGCGTGCTGTTTGAGCTGATCTGCCACCGCTACGAGCGCCGATCGCTGCTGATCACCGCCAATCAGCCGTTCACCGCCTGGGATGAGATCTTCCCCAGCAGCTCAATGACCGTGGCGGCGGTGGACCGGCTGGTGCACCACTGCCACATCGTCGAGATCAGCGGCGACAGCCACCGCCGCGCCCAAGCAAGCCGGCGCAGCGGCAGCAAATAGCCACAGCAGCCGTAGAGAAGCGGAGAACAGCCCGGGAGATTGTCGTCCGGCGACAACCTGGTGCCGATGGTGCCAGACCCCGGCGGGGAGCTCCGCGCTGCCGGCGGACTGTGCGGTCCGCCGGCTCGTGCGCTCCAGGGCAAGGCTCAGCAGAGGTCTCGGCGCCTAACCGGCCAACGTGGTTGTCGCCTGGTGCCGATCAGAGGAAGTCAGTGCTGGCAATGGCTCGGACTGATGTGTGGCTCAGTTTTCGTGTCGCCTCCAGCGTCATCGCCCCCCAGTTGTCGCCGGCGACAACTGGGGGGCGATCAGTTCCCCTCACCGGCCAACTTGATTGACGCCAATCGGCCAAGGGGGTTGACGCGGGACAGGCAAGCAATGGACTGATGACACCACCCTGGGGCGTGCCACTGGTCCGTTCCTGGAGAGACCCATCCGGCAATTCCACCGGTGCCTCCAACCATCGCCGCAGATACAGCAGCACCCAGCGCTCGGAGGTATGAAACCGGAGGGCCCGCATCAGGAGGTCATGATCGATCGAGTCGAAAAACCCCTCTTGATTACCCATAAGCCTCCGCAACCCTGAGATCCCGCTCCGTGCAGGGCATGCAGCAACAGACCGCATTGGCAATGCGATCAGTCATCGCAACCATCGAGAAGCGCCGGTTGAACCGGAAGCAGAAGCCGCCCAGGTAGCGCCTGGCGTACTTGTCGAAATTGAAAGCGTGGAAGGTGCCGTTGAAGCCGGTCTTGAGGTTGCCCAGCACGGTGTTGATCCAACGGAACTGCGGCAAGTCGTTTGGGTGCTTCCCACCGGTGACGATGGCGTGATGGCTGCAGCCTGCCGTGGTCACGGCACGAAAGCAGGCCAGGCCATCGGAGAGCACCTGACTGCCGGGCGCCAGATGGCGCTTGGCCCACTCAGCGATGGCCTCTGAGCTGAAGCCACTCACGGCTGTGATCCTGGCGTGAATCAGCCGGCCCGCCTCATTCAAGGAGACGGCCGCGACGATGGGGATCTTGTTCTCTGAACCCCGACCTGCCTTGCCGCCCGGCAGTTCTCCGCCGAGGTAGGAATCATCGATCTGGACTTTTCCCCGCAGCAGGTAAGCCTCCTCCCGATCAGCCATCGCCCGCAGAATCTTGTGGTGCAGCAGCCAGGCGGTGTCGTAGTTCACGCCCAGGTGGCGGCTGAGCTCCAGCGAGGAGATCCCTGTTTTGGCCTGCCCGATCATGTAAAAGGCCAGAAACCAGGTGGTCAGAGGCAATTTCGTGGCCTGCATGATCGTGCCAGCCGTGAGCGTGGCCTGATGGCCGCAGCTGCGGCACTGATAGCGCTTGAGCCTGCGGCCATAGACCAGCCCATGCTCATGGCCATTGCAGCGGGGACAGCGGAACCCACCGGGCCAGCGCGCCTTCTCCAAAGCAGCCTCACATTGCACCTCGGTGCCGTAGAGCCGCTGGAAGTCAGGCAGTGAAAGGCCTTTCTGGAACTGGATGACGTTGCGCGCCATGACTGAACTGGTATGTGCGTACCAGTCTACGGCCCAGGCTCGCGGTGCGCGGAGCGAGCTGGGTAATCAAGAAACCCCTTGATATCGAGATCCACTACCCAGTCATACTTCCAGCAGCGCTTACGGCAGCTCTCCACGGCCTGGTGGGCCGACTTTCCCGGTCTGTAGCCATAGGAGCCCTGATCAAAGATCGGCTCCAACTGGGGCTCCAGCACCTGCTTGACCACCATCTGAGCAACGCGATCAGCCACCGTGGGAATGCCCAGAGGCCTTGAACCGCCTCCAGACTTGGGAATCTCCACACGCCGAACCGCTGGCGGGAAGTAACTCCCAGATGCCATCCGGTTCCAGAGCTTATAGAGATTATTCTCCAGGTCTTGGGCAAAGTCATCGAGACTCTGGCCATCCACACCAGCCGCCTTCCCGTTCCGCTTCACAAGCTGATAGGCCTTCCAGACCATCGCTTTGGTGATCGGTAGCGACTTGTCCGAACTCACCTCCGTCCTCCTGCCGGGGGCAGTTGTGGAGAGTGTTCGAACCGAATGACGCAGCCCCTTCGCTCCAGGGCCATTACAGCCCCTTCATCACTACTACGAGCTGCTCCGCCCCTGCCATGGGTCTTGGTATTCGCCCTCGTGGTTGTGGCCACTTGAGACTTTCCCTTTACACCCCATGGCAGGTTCCCACGTCCCACACCGAGGCCTGTGATGGACTCATGTCGCCTGTAGCCGAAGGCTTGCGCGAAGCGGTACACCGGCTGCCATGTGGACCGTAAGCAGGTGACGTCCACACTGTTCCGGGTGTCGGCTACCTCCACCCGTTTTGACAGCGACTGAAAGCCTTTTCGTAGCCCTTGGGCTTCCGCGCAGCGGTTGCGTCAGCGGCGATTCGCTTGCGCTCATCTTTCCATCACTCACCTGACGGATCACGTCCGCCTTTTCCCCATCGCTCACCACCGCGCCTTTTGAACGCAGCAGCATGGGGTGGTTTGGAGCCTGCCCCTGCAGGCCGGCTCCGGGAGGCCACACTCCCATCCCTGGTGTAGTTGCGTCAGTGTTCATGATGAACGTTTGACTCGTGGCACAAATAGCCGCAAGGCTTCTCCGGAGGAGTAACTGAGGCAGGGCAGCTTCTTTCCCGACTGGCTCGAACCCCGCCGCCGCGTCGACAAGGCCCTCTACGCCGTGGTGATGGAGGCCTACACCGGTGGTATCTCCACCAGCAAGGTTGATGCCCTGGTGGAGGCGCTGGGCGGCGCCAGCGGCGTCTCCAAATCGGAGGTAAGCCGCATCTGCCAGGGCACAGGTGAGCAGGTGAAAGCCTTTCTGGGTCGGCCGCTGGACCATGCCCATTTCCCCTACGTCTACCTCGATGCGACGTACCTGCACGGCCGCCTTGGCCAGAACATGCAGGTGGTGTCGCGGGCCGTGGTGGTAGCGATTGGTATCAATGTCCTCGGCTACCGCGAGGTGCTGGGGATCGCCGTGGGTGACAGTGAGGCCGAGGGCTTCTGGCGGCAGTTCCTCGGCAGCATCAAGGAGCGTGGCCTGACTGGAACCAGGCTGGTGATCTCAGACGCCCACCTGGGGCTGACGGCAGCGATCAGGCGGATGTTCCAGGGCAGTAGCTGGCGTCGCACCGCGAGGGGCGCTGCATGGCGCAGCTTGTGCCGAAAGCCGGCCAGGACATGGTGGCAGCGGCCATGTAGACGCAGTCGGCCGGAGGCCATAAGCAGTATTCGTC
Protein-coding regions in this window:
- a CDS encoding IS1595 family transposase; the protein is MARNVIQFQKGLSLPDFQRLYGTEVQCEAALEKARWPGGFRCPRCNGHEHGLVYGRRLKRYQCRSCGHQATLTAGTIMQATKLPLTTWFLAFYMIGQAKTGISSLELSRHLGVNYDTAWLLHHKILRAMADREEAYLLRGKVQIDDSYLGGELPGGKAGRGSENKIPIVAAVSLNEAGRLIHARITAVSGFSSEAIAEWAKRHLAPGSQVLSDGLACFRAVTTAGCSHHAIVTGGKHPNDLPQFRWINTVLGNLKTGFNGTFHAFNFDKYARRYLGGFCFRFNRRFSMVAMTDRIANAVCCCMPCTERDLRVAEAYG
- a CDS encoding reverse transcriptase domain-containing protein → MSSDKSLPITKAMVWKAYQLVKRNGKAAGVDGQSLDDFAQDLENNLYKLWNRMASGSYFPPAVRRVEIPKSGGGSRPLGIPTVADRVAQMVVKQVLEPQLEPIFDQGSYGYRPGKSAHQAVESCRKRCWKYDWVVDLDIKGFLDYPARSAHREPGP
- a CDS encoding transposase codes for the protein MRQGSFFPDWLEPRRRVDKALYAVVMEAYTGGISTSKVDALVEALGGASGVSKSEVSRICQGTGEQVKAFLGRPLDHAHFPYVYLDATYLHGRLGQNMQVVSRAVVVAIGINVLGYREVLGIAVGDSEAEGFWRQFLGSIKERGLTGTRLVISDAHLGLTAAIRRMFQGSSWRRTARGAAWRSLCRKPARTWWQRPCRRSRPEAISSIRHPGT